The Mangrovimonas cancribranchiae nucleotide sequence GAATTACAATGGGACGAATCTAGCAATGCCAACTCTTATTTAATTGAATATGGAATAAGCGGGTTTTCTTTAGGTAGCGGGGAAACCATAATTACCTCGGAAACGTCAATCATATTATTAGGTTTAGAAGGCAATACTACTTACGAGGTTTATATAACAACCATTTGTAGCTCCAGCAATGAAAGCATGACTTCTGATCCTATTAGCTTTACAACTACTATCGCTAATGTTATAGCTGAATTTTTGCCAAACTTATCAGATTTAAACTTATATCAAGGTAATTTAAGCAATTTAACACCAAGCAGTAAAACGTTTGAATACAACTTAAACACACCTTTATTTACAGATTACGCCCATAAACAACGTCTTATCGCTTTACCTGAAGGCACCACTATGACGTATGTAGACGATTTACTTCCTGAGTTTCCTGACAATACTGTAATTAGTAAAACGTTTTTCTACTATAATAACGAGCAAGATGAAAGTCAAGGAAAAACAATTATAGAAACTCGAATATTAATTAAAAAGAATGGTATCTGGGAAACTGGAAATTACAAATGGAATGAAGCCCAAACCGATGCCACTTTAGATAATACCACAAGCACAACATCTATTACTTATACCGACCAATCTGGAGCTATTCAAAATGTTAACTATGTTATCCCATCAAACAACGACTGTGCAACTTGCCATGGTAA carries:
- a CDS encoding fibronectin type III domain-containing protein, with translation MTKRFLILLFAIVIVACSKDDDQTQQTTPICNPPENITINNITSANAELQWDESSNANSYLIEYGISGFSLGSGETIITSETSIILLGLEGNTTYEVYITTICSSSNESMTSDPISFTTTIANVIAEFLPNLSDLNLYQGNLSNLTPSSKTFEYNLNTPLFTDYAHKQRLIALPEGTTMTYVDDLLPEFPDNTVISKTFFYYNNEQDESQGKTIIETRILIKKNGIWETGNYKWNEAQTDATLDNTTSTTSITYTDQSGAIQNVNYVIPSNNDCATCHGNNTTITPIGPKLRNLKRDNQIQALIDENFISNLTDASEVSALPNWENTSLSLEERARAYFDVNCAHCHSSGGSCEDQSLLRLRYETRFNETNIYESSTAIAYRMSFYQDGLSMPFIGTTMVHDEGYALISDYIDSL